The Colletes latitarsis isolate SP2378_abdomen chromosome 1, iyColLati1, whole genome shotgun sequence genome has a segment encoding these proteins:
- the Cysrs gene encoding cysteine--tRNA ligase, cytoplasmic encodes MAKRVQSPWVPPQRKNTVFLKLYNSLTRDKEIFVPQFGNRILWYSCGPTVYDASHMGHARSYISFDILRRVLSDYFGYDILYVMNITDIDDKIIKRARQTYLYEKYIEETHTLDEILDDAKSVMCTFEETVKTTHDTDKKCMLQKMLNNVEKAIEGLENAVKLEDENKMKESQELLLKEARDPLADWLDKRKGVTVTEHSIFNKLSQHWESEFHKDMDALNVLRPNVLTRVSDYVPEIVAFIEKIIENGHAYESNGSVYFDVAMFDKQDKHHYAKLVPEAYGDTSSLQEGEGDLTTSESSEKKSPIDFALWKHSKEGEPWWESPWGNGRPGWHIECSVMASIICGDSLDIHTGGVDLKFPHHDNEIAQAEAYFDNSNWVRYFLHSGHLTIAGCKMSKSLKNFITIQDALKKHSARQLRLAFLLHSWKDTLDYSDNTMHMAIQYEKFLNEFFLNVKCKIRCLSTETNINTFTKWRNSEMELNAKFCNAKDSVHNALCDNIDTRSALDAIRDLVTHCNIYMNQSKQPNTLLLRDVAVYITKIFTIFGAISSSHDTIGFPLDDKIADVNVEDVVMPYLEILANFRQKVRNEAKILKASSILEECDKLRDDTLPNIGVRLEDSNEESCSVKLVNREELLKERECKQRLEVEKSLEKERRKTEAAAAAAAKEAQRKIPPLEMFKLEKDKYSQFDSNGIPTHDINGKELSKGQTKKLQKLQQAQEKKYNEYVASMQNGA; translated from the exons ATGGCAAAAAGAGTGCAGTCACCTTGGGTTCCACCACAAAGAAAAAATACTGTGTTTCTTAAATTGTATAATAGTTTAACTAGAGACAAAGAAATATTTGTTCCTCAGTTTGGAAATCGCATATTGTGGTATAGTTGTGGACCCACTGTATATGATGCGTCACATATGGGACATGCCAG ATCATATATATCTTTTGACATATTAAGACGTGTCTTGTCCGATTATTTCGGATATGATATTTTATATGTAATGAATATTACTGATATAgatgataaaattataaaaagagCTAGGCAAACTTatttgtatgagaaatatatagAAGAAACTCATACTCTTGATGAAATTCTGGATGATGCAAAAAGTGTGATGTGTACCTTTGAAGAAACAGTGAAAACTACGCACGATACAGATAAGAAGTGTATGCTACAAAAAATGTTGAATAATGTAGAAAAGGCCATTGAAGGTCTTGAAAATGCAGTGAAACTTGAAGATGAAAATAAAATGAAGGAatcccaagaa TTGTTATTAAAAGAAGCACGAGATCCTTTGGCAGACTGGTTGGATAAAAGAAAAGGAGTCACAGTTACGGAACACTCTATATTTAACAAACTGTCGCAACATTGGGAATCAGAGTTTCATAAAGATATGGATGCTTTAAAT gTATTAAGACCAAATGTTTTGACAAGAGTTAGCGATTATGTTCCTGAGATCGTAGCATTCattgaaaaaattatagaaaacgGACACGCGTATGAGAGCAATGGTTCCGTATACTTTGATGTTGCTATGTTTGATAAGCAAGACAAACATCACTATGCTAAACTTGTACCAGAAGCGTACGGTGATACGTCAAGTTTGCAAGAAGGAGAAG GAGACTTGACCACTTCTGAGTCGTCTGAAAAAAAGTCACCGATAGATTTTGCACTTTGGAAACATTCAAAAGAAGGAGAACCATGGTGGGAAAGTCCTTGGGGTAATGGACGACCTGGTTGGCATATAGAGTGTTCAGTTATGGCATCTATCATTTGTGGAGACAGTTTAGACATCCACACTGGAGGAGTGGATCTAAAATTTCCGCATCATGATAATGAAATAGCACAAGCAGAAGCATACTTTGATAATTCTAATTGGGTTAGATATTTTTTGCATTCTGGTCATCTGACCATAGCAGGTTGTAAAATGTCAAAATctctaaaaaattttattactaTACAAGATGCATTAAAGAAACATTCGGCAAGGCAGCTCAGACTTGCATTCCTTCTACATTCGTGGAAAGATACGTTAGATTATAGCGATAACACCATGCACATGGCGATTCAATATGAAAAATTCTTAAAT GAATTCTTTTTAAACGTAAAGTGTAAAATTAGATGTTTGAGTACGGAAACAAATATTAATACTTTTACTAAATGGAGAAATTCCGAAATGGAATTAAATGCAAAGTTCTGTAACGCCAAGGATTCTGTACATAATGCATTGTGTG ATAATATTGATACAAGGAGCGCGCTTGATGCAATTAGAGATCTAGTGACGCACTGCAACATTTATATGAACCAAAGTAAACAGCCTAACACACTGTTGCTTAGAGACGTTGCGGtttatattacaaaaatatttactatATTTGGCGCAATATCATCTTCGCATGATACTATTGGATTCCCACTTGATGATAAGATTGCAGATGTGAAC GTTGAAGATGTTGTTATGCCATATCTTGAGATTCTGGCAAATTTCCGACAAAAGGTAAGAAATGAAGCTAAAATTCTGAAAGCCAGTAGTATTCTTGAGGAGTGTGATAAATTACGCGACGACACTTTACCAAACATCGGAGTACGTTTGGAAGACAGTAACGAAGAAAGCTGTTCGGTTAAACTGGTAAACAGAGAAGAACTTTTAAAGGAGAGGGAATGCAAACAGAGACTTGAAGTTGAAAAATCACTGGAAAAAGAAAGACGGAAGACGGAAGCTGCCGCGGCAGCTGCAGCAAAAGAAGCACAAAGAAAAATTCCTCCCTTAGAGATGTTTAAATTAGAAAAGGATAAATATTCTCAATTTGATAGTAAC GGTATACCAACGCATGATATCAATGGTAAAGAACTTAGCAAAGGACAAACGAAGAAACTGCAAAAATTGCAGCAAGCACAAGAGAAAAAATATAACGAATACGTTGCTTCTATGCAAAACGGTGCATAA